The Deinococcus sp. AJ005 genome includes a window with the following:
- a CDS encoding LamB/YcsF family protein, whose amino-acid sequence MTRTSIDLNADAGESYGAWTLGDDAGLFPLLSSVNIACGFHAGDPLTMQGTVALAKKHGLGIGAHPSYPDLPGFGRRIMESAPDQVYADTLYQISALAGMARAAGVPLQHVKAHGALSTRAWTHAPTAAAIAQATRDFDPDLPLMVLPATLLETEARRLGVPVVLETFPERAYLQDGRLAPRSMPGSSIHDPAEAARRAVMMVTQGRVEAIDGGFFEFEVNSLCIHGDNPNAVQIAQAVHEALNRAGVEIRSFSRPELP is encoded by the coding sequence ATGACCCGCACCTCCATTGACCTGAATGCCGACGCGGGCGAGTCCTACGGGGCCTGGACGCTGGGCGACGACGCTGGCCTCTTTCCCCTGCTGAGCAGCGTGAATATCGCCTGTGGCTTCCACGCGGGCGATCCGCTGACCATGCAGGGAACGGTGGCACTTGCCAAAAAACATGGCCTGGGTATCGGCGCACACCCCAGCTATCCAGACCTTCCGGGTTTCGGGCGACGCATCATGGAGTCTGCCCCGGATCAGGTCTATGCCGACACGCTGTATCAGATCTCGGCGCTGGCGGGAATGGCCAGGGCTGCTGGGGTCCCCTTACAGCACGTCAAGGCCCACGGTGCACTCTCCACCCGCGCCTGGACGCACGCGCCGACGGCGGCGGCGATTGCCCAGGCCACCCGTGATTTTGACCCGGATTTGCCGCTGATGGTCCTGCCCGCCACACTGCTGGAAACAGAGGCCCGACGGCTGGGCGTTCCGGTGGTGCTGGAAACTTTTCCCGAACGCGCCTATTTACAGGATGGACGGCTGGCCCCGCGTTCTATGCCCGGTTCCAGCATTCATGACCCTGCCGAGGCTGCCCGCCGCGCGGTGATGATGGTCACCCAGGGCCGCGTTGAGGCGATAGACGGGGGGTTTTTTGAGTTTGAAGTGAACTCGCTGTGCATCCACGGCGACAACCCCAATGCTGTTCAAATCGCTCAGGCGGTGCACGAAGCGTTAAATAGAGCGGGCGTGGAAATTCGTTCGTTCTCGCGTCCAGAGCTGCCCTGA
- a CDS encoding FAD-binding oxidoreductase → MNQTADIIVIGAGIIGAASAYRLAQRGLRVVVLDKDRPASGSTGRSVAGVRAQFNNATNILLSRESIAEYAAMPQSGYRAEGYLMLIPEAGWAEHREAVALQQSLGIPSVALTPDEAQQYATFDTAGLGGCSFCPTDGKVDAHSLNHEYVRLARESGARVVLDTPVTGIERLGEVWQVQTPGGTFEAPQLLNAAGAWSGEIGKLAGLEIPVHPARRMVFSTGPLTLPRPVPMTFDLTSGVYLRSEGERLIFGRADPGDTGWREGLNWDWLEPTLTLALERWPWLSAASLDRKASWWGYYELTPDGFPVVGRMPGAEGWLNACGFSGHGVMQAAATGRVMAQIAAGETPFIDVSPLGIERFAGSEVRRLDLQV, encoded by the coding sequence ATGAATCAGACCGCAGACATCATCGTGATTGGCGCTGGCATTATCGGCGCAGCCAGTGCGTACCGATTGGCCCAGCGTGGCCTGAGGGTGGTGGTGCTGGACAAGGACCGTCCCGCCAGCGGCTCCACAGGGCGCAGCGTGGCGGGCGTGCGGGCGCAGTTCAACAACGCCACCAACATCCTGCTATCGCGCGAAAGCATCGCCGAATACGCCGCCATGCCGCAGTCGGGCTACCGCGCCGAGGGCTACCTGATGCTGATCCCGGAGGCGGGCTGGGCCGAACACCGGGAGGCGGTGGCCCTGCAACAGAGTCTGGGCATTCCCTCCGTTGCGTTGACGCCCGACGAGGCCCAGCAATACGCCACTTTTGACACCGCTGGCCTGGGCGGGTGCAGCTTCTGCCCCACGGACGGCAAGGTGGACGCCCACAGCCTCAACCACGAATACGTGCGGCTGGCGCGCGAATCTGGGGCGCGGGTGGTGCTGGACACGCCCGTCACGGGGATTGAGCGGTTGGGCGAGGTCTGGCAGGTACAGACGCCGGGCGGCACATTTGAAGCGCCTCAACTCCTGAACGCTGCCGGGGCCTGGTCTGGCGAGATAGGCAAGCTGGCGGGCCTTGAAATTCCCGTTCACCCCGCCCGCCGGATGGTCTTCAGCACTGGCCCGCTGACACTGCCCCGCCCCGTTCCCATGACCTTTGACCTGACCAGCGGCGTCTACCTGCGCTCGGAGGGCGAACGCCTGATCTTCGGGCGGGCAGACCCTGGCGACACCGGCTGGCGAGAGGGCCTGAACTGGGACTGGCTGGAACCCACCCTGACCCTGGCGCTGGAGCGCTGGCCGTGGCTGAGCGCGGCCTCGCTGGACCGCAAAGCCAGTTGGTGGGGCTACTACGAACTCACGCCGGACGGCTTTCCGGTGGTGGGCCGGATGCCCGGCGCAGAGGGCTGGCTCAATGCCTGCGGTTTTTCCGGGCATGGCGTGATGCAGGCCGCCGCCACGGGCCGCGTAATGGCGCAAATCGCGGCAGGCGAGACACCGTTTATTGATGTCTCGCCGCTGGGGATCGAGCGTTTTGCCGGATCAGAGGTCAGGCGGCTGGATTTGCAGGTGTGA
- the pxpB gene encoding 5-oxoprolinase subunit PxpB, with translation MQRSAHATGFYIQFSQELDLHQNARLHAFHRALRADWLPGVTDLGPGYVNLFVEYDEAKVAGAVVREWVARHLRSFDDKAEAEGRLIELPVRYDGPDLPDVAERTGLSEAEVIRLHSGSEYHVYAVGFTPGFPFLGEVPEVLRLPRRSTPRATVPFNAVAIANAQTCVYALPSPGGWNLLGTALDTIYDPNRAEPFLIAPGDRVRFHPSEGETPPLPNVRGTWPAEPRWPALRVEKPGLLDLLMDGGRLFQAHVGLARSGPLDTRSAHFANGLVGNAPDAPLLELTLKGPVLTALRDLVVGVAGFGMRPESQPMQRSFRLRKGETLRFTSTQTGGRAYLAVAGGFEGTPFLGSCSTDLIGRVGRPLRAGDMLGLAGLQEAMPGFANLPLTLPQHVTLRLLPGPQASLEALNALGRAPFRVAGSDRMGLRLGGPKVPGGQVTSEATPPGAVQVTPAGEPIILLADRGRIGGYHKPAVVHPQDLPLAAQLRPGQLVSLKPNTTGTPEAWARRWFLDAQPSSTTAPTGEKR, from the coding sequence ATGCAGCGTTCCGCTCACGCCACTGGCTTTTACATCCAGTTCTCCCAGGAGTTGGACCTCCATCAGAACGCACGCCTGCACGCCTTTCATCGGGCGCTGAGAGCGGACTGGCTGCCGGGCGTCACCGATCTCGGCCCCGGTTACGTCAATCTGTTCGTGGAGTACGACGAGGCGAAGGTTGCGGGCGCAGTGGTGCGGGAATGGGTAGCGCGGCATCTGCGAAGTTTCGATGATAAGGCGGAAGCTGAGGGCCGCCTGATTGAGTTGCCCGTCCGCTACGATGGCCCCGACTTGCCCGATGTCGCGGAACGCACCGGCCTGAGCGAAGCGGAAGTGATCCGCCTGCATTCGGGTTCTGAATATCACGTCTACGCGGTGGGCTTCACCCCCGGCTTCCCGTTCCTGGGTGAAGTTCCCGAAGTTCTGAGGCTGCCGCGCCGCTCTACCCCACGCGCCACCGTCCCATTCAATGCCGTCGCCATCGCCAACGCCCAGACCTGCGTGTACGCTCTACCCTCGCCAGGAGGCTGGAACCTGCTGGGAACAGCGCTCGACACTATTTATGACCCGAATCGTGCTGAACCTTTCCTGATTGCGCCGGGAGACCGGGTGCGATTTCACCCCTCGGAAGGCGAAACGCCGCCCCTGCCCAACGTGCGCGGGACGTGGCCTGCCGAACCGCGCTGGCCTGCTCTGCGGGTGGAAAAGCCCGGCCTGCTGGATCTGCTGATGGACGGCGGACGTCTATTTCAGGCGCATGTCGGGCTGGCGCGCAGTGGCCCGCTGGACACCCGCTCAGCCCACTTTGCCAACGGTCTGGTGGGCAACGCGCCGGACGCACCGTTGCTGGAGCTGACGCTGAAAGGCCCCGTGCTGACCGCTCTGCGTGACCTCGTGGTGGGCGTGGCCGGGTTTGGAATGCGCCCCGAGAGTCAGCCAATGCAGCGGAGCTTCCGACTGCGGAAGGGTGAAACGCTACGCTTTACCTCCACCCAGACGGGTGGAAGAGCCTATCTGGCGGTGGCAGGGGGCTTTGAGGGTACGCCGTTCCTGGGCAGTTGCAGCACGGACCTGATTGGCCGGGTGGGGCGGCCACTGCGGGCGGGCGACATGCTGGGACTGGCGGGGTTGCAGGAGGCCATGCCAGGTTTTGCCAACCTGCCACTCACCCTGCCCCAACATGTCACCCTGCGTCTGCTGCCCGGCCCGCAAGCCTCACTGGAAGCATTGAACGCCCTGGGCCGCGCCCCCTTCCGCGTGGCTGGATCGGACCGCATGGGCCTGCGCCTGGGCGGACCCAAAGTTCCGGGCGGTCAGGTCACCAGCGAGGCCACCCCGCCTGGAGCCGTGCAGGTCACGCCTGCCGGGGAGCCGATTATCCTGCTGGCAGACCGGGGGCGCATTGGCGGCTACCACAAGCCCGCCGTCGTCCACCCGCAGGATTTGCCGCTGGCAGCGCAGTTGCGGCCCGGTCAGCTCGTATCCTTAAAACCCAATACTACGGGCACACCTGAAGCCTGGGCGCGGCGCTGGTTTCTGGACGCTCAACCCTCATCCACAACAGCACCTACAGGAGAAAAAAGATGA
- a CDS encoding SDR family NAD(P)-dependent oxidoreductase: MINPQRFTDRTVLITGAGGGIGRAVALRFASEGANVAVNDIKPDMVQSVVDEITAAGGSALAAAADVSDAAQVDTMFGRVEAELGYVDVLYNNAALIDTTRHFLEADEAWWDRIQKVNLKSVFLCSHRAAGVMARRRKGVILTTSSGGGTRAHRGNVAYDATKGGIEAMTRSMALDLAPYGIRVCGVVPGFINTYGLTESELREREKTVPLGRYGVAEDMTGAALFLASDDASYITGQFISVDGGVLVQQRSANVDTYPVEGFPVIEADLK; encoded by the coding sequence ATGATCAATCCCCAGCGTTTTACCGACAGAACCGTTCTCATCACAGGTGCGGGCGGCGGCATCGGGCGGGCGGTGGCCCTGCGCTTCGCCTCCGAGGGCGCGAACGTCGCCGTCAACGACATCAAGCCTGACATGGTGCAATCGGTGGTGGACGAGATCACGGCGGCGGGCGGCTCTGCTCTGGCCGCCGCCGCCGACGTATCCGACGCTGCTCAGGTGGACACCATGTTCGGCAGAGTGGAAGCCGAACTGGGGTACGTGGACGTGCTGTACAACAACGCCGCTTTAATTGACACCACCCGTCACTTTCTGGAAGCGGACGAGGCGTGGTGGGACCGCATTCAGAAAGTCAACCTCAAGAGCGTGTTTCTCTGCTCTCACCGTGCGGCGGGCGTCATGGCGCGGCGGCGCAAGGGCGTAATTCTGACCACGTCCTCTGGCGGCGGAACCCGCGCCCACCGGGGCAACGTGGCCTACGACGCCACCAAAGGCGGCATTGAGGCCATGACCCGCTCTATGGCCCTGGACCTCGCGCCCTACGGCATTCGCGTCTGCGGCGTGGTGCCGGGCTTTATCAACACCTACGGCCTGACCGAATCCGAGTTGCGCGAACGCGAGAAGACTGTGCCGCTGGGCCGCTACGGCGTGGCTGAGGACATGACCGGGGCGGCGCTGTTCCTGGCCTCCGACGACGCCTCGTACATCACCGGGCAGTTCATCAGCGTGGACGGCGGCGTGCTGGTGCAGCAGCGCTCGGCAAACGTGGACACCTATCCGGTGGAGGGATTCCCCGTTATTGAAGCTGATTTGAAATGA